A part of Cotesia glomerata isolate CgM1 linkage group LG4, MPM_Cglom_v2.3, whole genome shotgun sequence genomic DNA contains:
- the LOC123263733 gene encoding YTH domain-containing protein 1-like isoform X6, which produces MSLWSFSILKMAESVGDAMAWSLDKISHLTIGQLLIRFIDRSLNIVEKTAQWSLPYSEVIAEEDGKSFKTIELVRPLPWIFFLPSLVVLRSFRLTWNIGAWIFGYPQIQPVDIVKSLQKTRRRLRVIRLNGGKRMRKIKPNLRDRSLRINEAKRSLLKSIQITLSSLSCLDAGKMKSSPSPTRVRLNTNNETEPTPVTEPLIVGVDGDPKRKFSEVSSDYSQSSDESDAEYELFKSRIDSNASEYPSEDDDNSFKIQVDNSGELDGSDDEIPDEDEQETQAEVAELLKDVDSIKNIVDDFKPDSQQHLMMQQYETFLEGTSSGQTKMMTQPPKSTKNQ; this is translated from the exons ATGTCGTTGTGGTCTTTTAGT atacTAAAAATGGCTGAGAGTGTCGGTGATGCAATGGCCTGGTCTTTAGATAAAATATCTCATTTGACCATAGGACAATTGCTGATAAGATTTATCGATCGCAGTTTaaatattgttgaaaaaacaGCACAATGGAGTTTACCCTATAGTGAAGTAATTGCTGAGGAAGAtggaaaatcatttaaaacgATAGAATTGGTTAGACCTCTACCTTGGATCTTTTTTCTACCAAGTTTAGTTGTTTTACGTAGCTTCAGATTAACATGGAACATTGGAGCTTGGATTTTTGGATACCCTCAGATTCAACCGGTTGACATT GTTAAGTCTCTGCAAAAAACACGAAGACGCTTGCGAGTAATCAGATTGAATGGTGGTAAAAgaatgagaaaaataaaaccaaattTACGG GACAGAAGTTTACGGATAAATGAAGCTAAGAGAAGTTTATTGAAGTCGATTCAAATTACTTTATCCAGTCTGTCTTGTCTTGATGCTGGTAAAATGAAATCCTCGCCATCGCCGACGAGGGTTCGTCTGAACACTAATAACGAAACT GAACCAACACCAGTAACAGAACCATTAATTGTTGGCGTGGATGGAGATCCTAAACGTAAATTTTCTGAAGTCAGCTCAGATTATTCTCAATCATCTGACGAATCTGATGCTGAATATGAACTTTTTAAATCAAGGATTGATTCAAATGCTTCTGAATATCCATCTGAAGATGATgataatagttttaaaatt caaGTAGACAATAGTGGAGAATTAGATGGATCTGATGATGAGATACCTGATGAAGATGAACAAGAAACACAGGCAGAAGTTGCGGAGTTACTGAAAGATGttgattcaataaaaaatattgtagatGATTTTAAACCAGATTCTCAACAACATTTGATGATGCAACAGTATGAAACTTTCCTTGAA GGCACCTCTTCGGGCCAAACAAAAATGATGACACAACCACCAAAGTCGACGAAAAACCAATAA
- the LOC123263733 gene encoding uncharacterized protein LOC123263733 isoform X5, whose product MSLWSFSILKMAESVGDAMAWSLDKISHLTIGQLLIRFIDRSLNIVEKTAQWSLPYSEVIAEEDGKSFKTIELVRPLPWIFFLPSLVVLRSFRLTWNIGAWIFGYPQIQPVDIVKSLQKTRRRLRVIRLNGGKRMRKIKPNLRDRSLRINEAKRSLLKSIQITLSSLSCLDAGKMKSSPSPTRVRLNTNNETEPTPVTEPLIVGVDGDPKRKFSEVSSDYSQSSDESDAEYELFKSRIDSNASEYPSEDDDNSFKIQVDNSGELDGSDDEIPDEDEQETQAEVAELLKDVDSIKNIVDDFKPDSQQHLMMQQYETFLEKKRLNGNEHLIKKYSEESQDYYSPKSTEDGDTAFYSPLSSKSSSPEPIDNDNDRNRAKQK is encoded by the exons ATGTCGTTGTGGTCTTTTAGT atacTAAAAATGGCTGAGAGTGTCGGTGATGCAATGGCCTGGTCTTTAGATAAAATATCTCATTTGACCATAGGACAATTGCTGATAAGATTTATCGATCGCAGTTTaaatattgttgaaaaaacaGCACAATGGAGTTTACCCTATAGTGAAGTAATTGCTGAGGAAGAtggaaaatcatttaaaacgATAGAATTGGTTAGACCTCTACCTTGGATCTTTTTTCTACCAAGTTTAGTTGTTTTACGTAGCTTCAGATTAACATGGAACATTGGAGCTTGGATTTTTGGATACCCTCAGATTCAACCGGTTGACATT GTTAAGTCTCTGCAAAAAACACGAAGACGCTTGCGAGTAATCAGATTGAATGGTGGTAAAAgaatgagaaaaataaaaccaaattTACGG GACAGAAGTTTACGGATAAATGAAGCTAAGAGAAGTTTATTGAAGTCGATTCAAATTACTTTATCCAGTCTGTCTTGTCTTGATGCTGGTAAAATGAAATCCTCGCCATCGCCGACGAGGGTTCGTCTGAACACTAATAACGAAACT GAACCAACACCAGTAACAGAACCATTAATTGTTGGCGTGGATGGAGATCCTAAACGTAAATTTTCTGAAGTCAGCTCAGATTATTCTCAATCATCTGACGAATCTGATGCTGAATATGAACTTTTTAAATCAAGGATTGATTCAAATGCTTCTGAATATCCATCTGAAGATGATgataatagttttaaaatt caaGTAGACAATAGTGGAGAATTAGATGGATCTGATGATGAGATACCTGATGAAGATGAACAAGAAACACAGGCAGAAGTTGCGGAGTTACTGAAAGATGttgattcaataaaaaatattgtagatGATTTTAAACCAGATTCTCAACAACATTTGATGATGCAACAGTATGAAACTTTCCTTGAA aaaaaaagattaaatggAAATGaacatttaatcaaaaaatattccgAAGAATCACAAGATTATTACTCTCCTAAAAGTACTGAAGATGGAGACACAGCTTTTTATTCGCCGTTGAGCTCAAAAAGCTCAAGTCCAGAGCCGATTGATAACGATAATGATCGTaa TCGGGCCAAACAAAAATGA
- the LOC123263733 gene encoding uncharacterized protein LOC123263733 isoform X4 gives MSLWSFSILKMAESVGDAMAWSLDKISHLTIGQLLIRFIDRSLNIVEKTAQWSLPYSEVIAEEDGKSFKTIELVRPLPWIFFLPSLVVLRSFRLTWNIGAWIFGYPQIQPVDIVKSLQKTRRRLRVIRLNGGKRMRKIKPNLREPTPVTEPLIVGVDGDPKRKFSEVSSDYSQSSDESDAEYELFKSRIDSNASEYPSEDDDNSFKIQVDNSGELDGSDDEIPDEDEQETQAEVAELLKDVDSIKNIVDDFKPDSQQHLMMQQYETFLEKKRLNGNEHLIKKYSEESQDYYSPKSTEDGDTAFYSPLSSKSSSPEPIDNDNDRHLFGPNKNDDTTTKVDEKPIKSCDQIHDNHIRSSAITISTSPKPIITHGKVYRRKKSTGYQGRSSNERGKKK, from the exons ATGTCGTTGTGGTCTTTTAGT atacTAAAAATGGCTGAGAGTGTCGGTGATGCAATGGCCTGGTCTTTAGATAAAATATCTCATTTGACCATAGGACAATTGCTGATAAGATTTATCGATCGCAGTTTaaatattgttgaaaaaacaGCACAATGGAGTTTACCCTATAGTGAAGTAATTGCTGAGGAAGAtggaaaatcatttaaaacgATAGAATTGGTTAGACCTCTACCTTGGATCTTTTTTCTACCAAGTTTAGTTGTTTTACGTAGCTTCAGATTAACATGGAACATTGGAGCTTGGATTTTTGGATACCCTCAGATTCAACCGGTTGACATT GTTAAGTCTCTGCAAAAAACACGAAGACGCTTGCGAGTAATCAGATTGAATGGTGGTAAAAgaatgagaaaaataaaaccaaattTACGG GAACCAACACCAGTAACAGAACCATTAATTGTTGGCGTGGATGGAGATCCTAAACGTAAATTTTCTGAAGTCAGCTCAGATTATTCTCAATCATCTGACGAATCTGATGCTGAATATGAACTTTTTAAATCAAGGATTGATTCAAATGCTTCTGAATATCCATCTGAAGATGATgataatagttttaaaatt caaGTAGACAATAGTGGAGAATTAGATGGATCTGATGATGAGATACCTGATGAAGATGAACAAGAAACACAGGCAGAAGTTGCGGAGTTACTGAAAGATGttgattcaataaaaaatattgtagatGATTTTAAACCAGATTCTCAACAACATTTGATGATGCAACAGTATGAAACTTTCCTTGAA aaaaaaagattaaatggAAATGaacatttaatcaaaaaatattccgAAGAATCACAAGATTATTACTCTCCTAAAAGTACTGAAGATGGAGACACAGCTTTTTATTCGCCGTTGAGCTCAAAAAGCTCAAGTCCAGAGCCGATTGATAACGATAATGATC GGCACCTCTTCGGGCCAAACAAAAATGATGACACAACCACCAAAGTCGACGAAAAACCAATAAAATCATGCGATCAAATTCACGATAATCATATACGCTCTTCCGCTATTACAATTTCCACTTCTCCAAAACCAATTATTACTCATGGAAAAGTGTATCGTCGTAAAAAATCAACCGGTTATCAAGGTCGTTCTTCAAATGAAAgaggaaagaaaaaataa
- the LOC123263733 gene encoding uncharacterized protein LOC123263733 isoform X2, with amino-acid sequence MSLWSFSILKMAESVGDAMAWSLDKISHLTIGQLLIRFIDRSLNIVEKTAQWSLPYSEVIAEEDGKSFKTIELVRPLPWIFFLPSLVVLRSFRLTWNIGAWIFGYPQIQPVDIVKSLQKTRRRLRVIRLNGGKRMRKIKPNLRDRSLRINEAKRSLLKSIQITLSSLSCLDAGKMKSSPSPTRVRLNTNNETEPTPVTEPLIVGVDGDPKRKFSEVSSDYSQSSDESDAEYELFKSRIDSNASEYPSEDDDNSFKIQVDNSGELDGSDDEIPDEDEQETQAEVAELLKDVDSIKNIVDDFKPDSQQHLMMQQYETFLEKKRLNGNEHLIKKYSEESQDYYSPKSTEDGDTAFYSPLSSKSSSPEPIDNDNDRPNKNDDTTTKVDEKPIKSCDQIHDNHIRSSAITISTSPKPIITHGKVYRRKKSTGYQGRSSNERGKKK; translated from the exons ATGTCGTTGTGGTCTTTTAGT atacTAAAAATGGCTGAGAGTGTCGGTGATGCAATGGCCTGGTCTTTAGATAAAATATCTCATTTGACCATAGGACAATTGCTGATAAGATTTATCGATCGCAGTTTaaatattgttgaaaaaacaGCACAATGGAGTTTACCCTATAGTGAAGTAATTGCTGAGGAAGAtggaaaatcatttaaaacgATAGAATTGGTTAGACCTCTACCTTGGATCTTTTTTCTACCAAGTTTAGTTGTTTTACGTAGCTTCAGATTAACATGGAACATTGGAGCTTGGATTTTTGGATACCCTCAGATTCAACCGGTTGACATT GTTAAGTCTCTGCAAAAAACACGAAGACGCTTGCGAGTAATCAGATTGAATGGTGGTAAAAgaatgagaaaaataaaaccaaattTACGG GACAGAAGTTTACGGATAAATGAAGCTAAGAGAAGTTTATTGAAGTCGATTCAAATTACTTTATCCAGTCTGTCTTGTCTTGATGCTGGTAAAATGAAATCCTCGCCATCGCCGACGAGGGTTCGTCTGAACACTAATAACGAAACT GAACCAACACCAGTAACAGAACCATTAATTGTTGGCGTGGATGGAGATCCTAAACGTAAATTTTCTGAAGTCAGCTCAGATTATTCTCAATCATCTGACGAATCTGATGCTGAATATGAACTTTTTAAATCAAGGATTGATTCAAATGCTTCTGAATATCCATCTGAAGATGATgataatagttttaaaatt caaGTAGACAATAGTGGAGAATTAGATGGATCTGATGATGAGATACCTGATGAAGATGAACAAGAAACACAGGCAGAAGTTGCGGAGTTACTGAAAGATGttgattcaataaaaaatattgtagatGATTTTAAACCAGATTCTCAACAACATTTGATGATGCAACAGTATGAAACTTTCCTTGAA aaaaaaagattaaatggAAATGaacatttaatcaaaaaatattccgAAGAATCACAAGATTATTACTCTCCTAAAAGTACTGAAGATGGAGACACAGCTTTTTATTCGCCGTTGAGCTCAAAAAGCTCAAGTCCAGAGCCGATTGATAACGATAATGATC GGCCAAACAAAAATGATGACACAACCACCAAAGTCGACGAAAAACCAATAAAATCATGCGATCAAATTCACGATAATCATATACGCTCTTCCGCTATTACAATTTCCACTTCTCCAAAACCAATTATTACTCATGGAAAAGTGTATCGTCGTAAAAAATCAACCGGTTATCAAGGTCGTTCTTCAAATGAAAgaggaaagaaaaaataa
- the LOC123263733 gene encoding uncharacterized protein LOC123263733 isoform X1, with protein MSLWSFSILKMAESVGDAMAWSLDKISHLTIGQLLIRFIDRSLNIVEKTAQWSLPYSEVIAEEDGKSFKTIELVRPLPWIFFLPSLVVLRSFRLTWNIGAWIFGYPQIQPVDIVKSLQKTRRRLRVIRLNGGKRMRKIKPNLRDRSLRINEAKRSLLKSIQITLSSLSCLDAGKMKSSPSPTRVRLNTNNETEPTPVTEPLIVGVDGDPKRKFSEVSSDYSQSSDESDAEYELFKSRIDSNASEYPSEDDDNSFKIQVDNSGELDGSDDEIPDEDEQETQAEVAELLKDVDSIKNIVDDFKPDSQQHLMMQQYETFLEKKRLNGNEHLIKKYSEESQDYYSPKSTEDGDTAFYSPLSSKSSSPEPIDNDNDRHLFGPNKNDDTTTKVDEKPIKSCDQIHDNHIRSSAITISTSPKPIITHGKVYRRKKSTGYQGRSSNERGKKK; from the exons ATGTCGTTGTGGTCTTTTAGT atacTAAAAATGGCTGAGAGTGTCGGTGATGCAATGGCCTGGTCTTTAGATAAAATATCTCATTTGACCATAGGACAATTGCTGATAAGATTTATCGATCGCAGTTTaaatattgttgaaaaaacaGCACAATGGAGTTTACCCTATAGTGAAGTAATTGCTGAGGAAGAtggaaaatcatttaaaacgATAGAATTGGTTAGACCTCTACCTTGGATCTTTTTTCTACCAAGTTTAGTTGTTTTACGTAGCTTCAGATTAACATGGAACATTGGAGCTTGGATTTTTGGATACCCTCAGATTCAACCGGTTGACATT GTTAAGTCTCTGCAAAAAACACGAAGACGCTTGCGAGTAATCAGATTGAATGGTGGTAAAAgaatgagaaaaataaaaccaaattTACGG GACAGAAGTTTACGGATAAATGAAGCTAAGAGAAGTTTATTGAAGTCGATTCAAATTACTTTATCCAGTCTGTCTTGTCTTGATGCTGGTAAAATGAAATCCTCGCCATCGCCGACGAGGGTTCGTCTGAACACTAATAACGAAACT GAACCAACACCAGTAACAGAACCATTAATTGTTGGCGTGGATGGAGATCCTAAACGTAAATTTTCTGAAGTCAGCTCAGATTATTCTCAATCATCTGACGAATCTGATGCTGAATATGAACTTTTTAAATCAAGGATTGATTCAAATGCTTCTGAATATCCATCTGAAGATGATgataatagttttaaaatt caaGTAGACAATAGTGGAGAATTAGATGGATCTGATGATGAGATACCTGATGAAGATGAACAAGAAACACAGGCAGAAGTTGCGGAGTTACTGAAAGATGttgattcaataaaaaatattgtagatGATTTTAAACCAGATTCTCAACAACATTTGATGATGCAACAGTATGAAACTTTCCTTGAA aaaaaaagattaaatggAAATGaacatttaatcaaaaaatattccgAAGAATCACAAGATTATTACTCTCCTAAAAGTACTGAAGATGGAGACACAGCTTTTTATTCGCCGTTGAGCTCAAAAAGCTCAAGTCCAGAGCCGATTGATAACGATAATGATC GGCACCTCTTCGGGCCAAACAAAAATGATGACACAACCACCAAAGTCGACGAAAAACCAATAAAATCATGCGATCAAATTCACGATAATCATATACGCTCTTCCGCTATTACAATTTCCACTTCTCCAAAACCAATTATTACTCATGGAAAAGTGTATCGTCGTAAAAAATCAACCGGTTATCAAGGTCGTTCTTCAAATGAAAgaggaaagaaaaaataa
- the LOC123263733 gene encoding uncharacterized protein LOC123263733 isoform X3, protein MAESVGDAMAWSLDKISHLTIGQLLIRFIDRSLNIVEKTAQWSLPYSEVIAEEDGKSFKTIELVRPLPWIFFLPSLVVLRSFRLTWNIGAWIFGYPQIQPVDIVKSLQKTRRRLRVIRLNGGKRMRKIKPNLRDRSLRINEAKRSLLKSIQITLSSLSCLDAGKMKSSPSPTRVRLNTNNETEPTPVTEPLIVGVDGDPKRKFSEVSSDYSQSSDESDAEYELFKSRIDSNASEYPSEDDDNSFKIQVDNSGELDGSDDEIPDEDEQETQAEVAELLKDVDSIKNIVDDFKPDSQQHLMMQQYETFLEKKRLNGNEHLIKKYSEESQDYYSPKSTEDGDTAFYSPLSSKSSSPEPIDNDNDRHLFGPNKNDDTTTKVDEKPIKSCDQIHDNHIRSSAITISTSPKPIITHGKVYRRKKSTGYQGRSSNERGKKK, encoded by the exons ATGGCTGAGAGTGTCGGTGATGCAATGGCCTGGTCTTTAGATAAAATATCTCATTTGACCATAGGACAATTGCTGATAAGATTTATCGATCGCAGTTTaaatattgttgaaaaaacaGCACAATGGAGTTTACCCTATAGTGAAGTAATTGCTGAGGAAGAtggaaaatcatttaaaacgATAGAATTGGTTAGACCTCTACCTTGGATCTTTTTTCTACCAAGTTTAGTTGTTTTACGTAGCTTCAGATTAACATGGAACATTGGAGCTTGGATTTTTGGATACCCTCAGATTCAACCGGTTGACATT GTTAAGTCTCTGCAAAAAACACGAAGACGCTTGCGAGTAATCAGATTGAATGGTGGTAAAAgaatgagaaaaataaaaccaaattTACGG GACAGAAGTTTACGGATAAATGAAGCTAAGAGAAGTTTATTGAAGTCGATTCAAATTACTTTATCCAGTCTGTCTTGTCTTGATGCTGGTAAAATGAAATCCTCGCCATCGCCGACGAGGGTTCGTCTGAACACTAATAACGAAACT GAACCAACACCAGTAACAGAACCATTAATTGTTGGCGTGGATGGAGATCCTAAACGTAAATTTTCTGAAGTCAGCTCAGATTATTCTCAATCATCTGACGAATCTGATGCTGAATATGAACTTTTTAAATCAAGGATTGATTCAAATGCTTCTGAATATCCATCTGAAGATGATgataatagttttaaaatt caaGTAGACAATAGTGGAGAATTAGATGGATCTGATGATGAGATACCTGATGAAGATGAACAAGAAACACAGGCAGAAGTTGCGGAGTTACTGAAAGATGttgattcaataaaaaatattgtagatGATTTTAAACCAGATTCTCAACAACATTTGATGATGCAACAGTATGAAACTTTCCTTGAA aaaaaaagattaaatggAAATGaacatttaatcaaaaaatattccgAAGAATCACAAGATTATTACTCTCCTAAAAGTACTGAAGATGGAGACACAGCTTTTTATTCGCCGTTGAGCTCAAAAAGCTCAAGTCCAGAGCCGATTGATAACGATAATGATC GGCACCTCTTCGGGCCAAACAAAAATGATGACACAACCACCAAAGTCGACGAAAAACCAATAAAATCATGCGATCAAATTCACGATAATCATATACGCTCTTCCGCTATTACAATTTCCACTTCTCCAAAACCAATTATTACTCATGGAAAAGTGTATCGTCGTAAAAAATCAACCGGTTATCAAGGTCGTTCTTCAAATGAAAgaggaaagaaaaaataa
- the LOC123263733 gene encoding uncharacterized protein LOC123263733 isoform X7 — protein MSLWSFSILKMAESVGDAMAWSLDKISHLTIGQLLIRFIDRSLNIVEKTAQWSLPYSEVIAEEDGKSFKTIELVRPLPWIFFLPSLVVLRSFRLTWNIGAWIFGYPQIQPVDIVKSLQKTRRRLRVIRLNGGKRMRKIKPNLRDRSLRINEAKRSLLKSIQITLSSLSCLDAGKMKSSPSPTRVRLNTNNETEPTPVTEPLIVGVDGDPKRKFSEVSSDYSQSSDESDAEYELFKSRIDSNASEYPSEDDDNSFKIQVDNSGELDGSDDEIPDEDEQETQAEVAELLKDVDSIKNIVDDFKPDSQQHLMMQQYETFLEGQTKMMTQPPKSTKNQ, from the exons ATGTCGTTGTGGTCTTTTAGT atacTAAAAATGGCTGAGAGTGTCGGTGATGCAATGGCCTGGTCTTTAGATAAAATATCTCATTTGACCATAGGACAATTGCTGATAAGATTTATCGATCGCAGTTTaaatattgttgaaaaaacaGCACAATGGAGTTTACCCTATAGTGAAGTAATTGCTGAGGAAGAtggaaaatcatttaaaacgATAGAATTGGTTAGACCTCTACCTTGGATCTTTTTTCTACCAAGTTTAGTTGTTTTACGTAGCTTCAGATTAACATGGAACATTGGAGCTTGGATTTTTGGATACCCTCAGATTCAACCGGTTGACATT GTTAAGTCTCTGCAAAAAACACGAAGACGCTTGCGAGTAATCAGATTGAATGGTGGTAAAAgaatgagaaaaataaaaccaaattTACGG GACAGAAGTTTACGGATAAATGAAGCTAAGAGAAGTTTATTGAAGTCGATTCAAATTACTTTATCCAGTCTGTCTTGTCTTGATGCTGGTAAAATGAAATCCTCGCCATCGCCGACGAGGGTTCGTCTGAACACTAATAACGAAACT GAACCAACACCAGTAACAGAACCATTAATTGTTGGCGTGGATGGAGATCCTAAACGTAAATTTTCTGAAGTCAGCTCAGATTATTCTCAATCATCTGACGAATCTGATGCTGAATATGAACTTTTTAAATCAAGGATTGATTCAAATGCTTCTGAATATCCATCTGAAGATGATgataatagttttaaaatt caaGTAGACAATAGTGGAGAATTAGATGGATCTGATGATGAGATACCTGATGAAGATGAACAAGAAACACAGGCAGAAGTTGCGGAGTTACTGAAAGATGttgattcaataaaaaatattgtagatGATTTTAAACCAGATTCTCAACAACATTTGATGATGCAACAGTATGAAACTTTCCTTGAA GGCCAAACAAAAATGATGACACAACCACCAAAGTCGACGAAAAACCAATAA